One window from the genome of Streptomyces sp. NBC_00708 encodes:
- a CDS encoding NADP-dependent malic enzyme has translation MAAEIVNPRSDSSTDSTTDEPFDPAFALHRGGKMAVQATVPIRDKDDLSLAYTPGVAKVCSAIAEQPELVHDYTWKSQVVAVVTDGTAVLGLGDIGPEASLPVMEGKAILFKQFGGVDAVPIALATTDADEIVDTVVRLAPSFGGVNLEDISAPRCFEIERKLQERLDIPVFHDDQHGTAVVTLAALRNAAKLSGRSLGDLRAVISGAGAAGVAIAKFLLEAGLGDVAVADRKGIVSRDRDDLTDVKRELAELTNKAGISGSLDVALAGADVFIGVSGGTVPEAAVASMAPGAFVFAMANPNPEVHPDIAHKYASVVATGRSDYPNQINNVLAFPGIFAGALQVRASRITEGMKIAAANALADVVGDELAADYVIPSPFDERVAPAVTAAVAAAARAEGVARR, from the coding sequence ATGGCAGCGGAGATCGTCAATCCTCGCAGCGACAGCAGTACCGACAGCACCACCGACGAGCCGTTCGATCCGGCCTTCGCGCTCCACCGGGGCGGGAAGATGGCCGTGCAGGCCACCGTCCCGATCCGGGACAAGGACGACCTGTCCCTCGCGTACACGCCGGGCGTGGCGAAGGTGTGCAGCGCGATCGCGGAACAGCCCGAGCTCGTCCACGACTACACCTGGAAGTCCCAGGTCGTCGCCGTCGTCACGGACGGCACGGCGGTGCTCGGCCTCGGGGACATCGGTCCCGAGGCGTCCCTCCCCGTGATGGAGGGCAAGGCGATCCTGTTCAAGCAGTTCGGCGGCGTGGACGCGGTGCCGATCGCGCTCGCGACCACCGACGCGGACGAGATCGTCGACACCGTCGTCCGGCTCGCCCCCTCCTTCGGCGGGGTGAACCTGGAGGACATCTCGGCGCCGCGCTGCTTCGAGATCGAGCGCAAGCTCCAGGAGCGGCTGGATATTCCGGTCTTCCACGACGACCAGCACGGGACGGCCGTCGTCACGCTGGCCGCCCTGCGCAACGCGGCCAAGCTGTCCGGGCGCAGCCTGGGCGATCTGCGCGCCGTCATCTCGGGCGCGGGCGCGGCCGGTGTGGCCATCGCCAAGTTCCTGCTGGAGGCGGGGCTGGGCGACGTGGCCGTCGCGGACCGCAAGGGCATCGTCAGCCGGGACCGCGACGACCTGACCGACGTCAAGCGCGAGCTGGCCGAACTCACCAACAAGGCGGGCATCTCGGGCTCCCTGGACGTCGCGCTGGCCGGCGCGGACGTCTTCATCGGCGTCTCCGGCGGTACGGTCCCGGAGGCGGCGGTGGCCTCGATGGCGCCCGGTGCGTTCGTCTTCGCGATGGCCAACCCGAACCCCGAGGTCCACCCCGACATCGCGCACAAGTACGCGTCCGTCGTGGCGACGGGGCGGTCGGACTACCCGAACCAGATCAACAACGTGCTGGCGTTCCCCGGGATCTTCGCAGGGGCGCTCCAGGTGCGGGCGTCCCGGATCACGGAGGGCATGAAGATCGCCGCCGCGAACGCGTTGGCCGACGTGGTCGGCGATGAGCTGGCCGCGGACTACGTGATCCCGTCGCCGTTCGACGAGCGGGTCGCCCCGGCGGTCACGGCCGCGGTGGCCGCGGCGGCGCGGGCGGAGGGTGTGGCCCGGCGCTGA
- a CDS encoding zinc-binding dehydrogenase, which translates to MFAAYASSLDPARPLDGLELGDRPAPTARPGWTTVNVRAASLNHHDLWSLRGVGLAADKLPMILGCDAAGVDQDGNEVVLHSVIGQTGHGVGPDEPRSILTERYQGTFAEQVTVPTYNVLPKPRELSFEQAACLPTAWLTAYRMLFTNAGVRPGDSVLVQGAGGGVATAAIVLGRAAGLRVYATSRDEAKRKRAVELGAVEAFEAGARLPHRVDAVIETVGAATWSHSVKSLRPGGTLVISGATSGDRPAHAELTRIFFLELKVVGSTMGSKDELEDLLAFCATTGVRPVIDEVLPLDRAREGFERLAAGDQFGKIVLTV; encoded by the coding sequence ATGTTCGCCGCCTACGCATCCAGCCTCGACCCCGCCCGCCCCCTCGACGGCCTCGAACTGGGCGACCGCCCAGCCCCGACGGCCCGCCCCGGGTGGACCACCGTGAACGTCCGGGCCGCCTCCCTCAACCACCACGACCTCTGGTCCCTGCGCGGCGTCGGCCTCGCGGCGGACAAGCTGCCGATGATCCTCGGCTGCGACGCCGCGGGCGTCGACCAGGACGGCAACGAGGTCGTCCTGCACTCCGTCATCGGCCAGACCGGCCACGGGGTCGGGCCGGACGAGCCCCGCTCGATCCTCACCGAGCGCTACCAGGGCACCTTCGCCGAACAGGTCACGGTCCCCACCTACAACGTGCTGCCCAAGCCCAGGGAGCTGAGCTTCGAGCAGGCCGCCTGCCTGCCCACCGCCTGGCTCACCGCGTACCGCATGCTCTTCACCAACGCCGGGGTGCGCCCCGGGGACTCCGTCCTCGTCCAGGGCGCCGGCGGCGGGGTCGCGACCGCCGCGATCGTGCTCGGCCGGGCCGCCGGGCTGCGGGTCTACGCCACCAGCCGCGACGAGGCCAAGCGCAAGCGGGCCGTCGAGCTGGGCGCCGTCGAGGCGTTCGAGGCGGGCGCCCGGCTGCCCCACCGGGTGGACGCCGTCATCGAGACGGTCGGCGCCGCCACCTGGTCGCACTCCGTCAAATCGCTGCGCCCCGGCGGCACCCTGGTCATCTCCGGCGCCACCAGCGGCGACCGGCCCGCGCACGCCGAGCTGACCCGGATCTTCTTCCTGGAGCTGAAGGTCGTCGGCTCGACCATGGGCTCCAAGGACGAGCTGGAGGACCTTCTCGCCTTCTGCGCCACCACCGGCGTGCGCCCCGTCATCGACGAGGTGCTGCCGCTGGACCGCGCCCGGGAGGGCTTCGAACGCCTCGCCGCGGGCGACCAGTTCGGGAAGATCGTGCTGACCGTCTGA
- a CDS encoding helix-turn-helix domain-containing protein, whose protein sequence is MTEATDLAERAGDRDPRVGLRSVAALRRLLEQLEAVQVRSARAKGWSWQEIAAELGVSRQAVHKKYGRH, encoded by the coding sequence ATGACCGAAGCAACGGATCTCGCCGAGCGGGCGGGCGACCGCGACCCCCGGGTGGGGCTGCGGTCGGTCGCCGCGCTGCGGCGGCTGCTGGAGCAGCTGGAAGCCGTACAAGTCAGAAGCGCCCGCGCCAAGGGCTGGTCGTGGCAGGAGATCGCGGCCGAACTGGGCGTCAGCCGGCAGGCCGTGCACAAGAAGTACGGGAGGCATTGA
- a CDS encoding peptidase, with the protein MFERFTKDARATVRGAVEHAERTGADTVTEEHLLLALLDQDGGRASFAITALGLADRRDSLAAALAEARRRGGMSKADAEALADIGIDLAEVVSRIEETHGEGALRGDRGGRRRWSGGRPFTREAKKVLEKSLRVALGRGDRFIGGEHLLLALTAMPGPVADVLADHGVTYASAERALYGDADGHRRAG; encoded by the coding sequence ATGTTCGAGCGATTCACCAAGGACGCCCGTGCCACGGTGCGGGGCGCCGTGGAGCATGCCGAGCGGACCGGTGCCGACACGGTCACCGAGGAGCATCTGCTGCTCGCCCTGCTGGACCAGGACGGCGGCCGGGCCTCCTTCGCGATCACCGCGCTGGGCCTCGCGGACCGCAGGGACTCGCTGGCCGCCGCGCTCGCCGAGGCCCGCAGGCGCGGCGGCATGAGCAAGGCGGACGCCGAGGCCCTCGCGGACATCGGCATCGACCTCGCCGAGGTCGTCTCCCGCATCGAGGAGACGCACGGCGAAGGGGCCCTGCGGGGCGACCGCGGCGGACGGCGGCGGTGGTCCGGCGGCCGGCCGTTCACCCGGGAGGCGAAGAAGGTCCTGGAGAAGTCGCTGCGCGTCGCGCTCGGCCGGGGCGACCGGTTCATCGGCGGGGAACACCTGCTGCTGGCCCTCACCGCGATGCCCGGCCCGGTCGCCGACGTCCTCGCGGACCACGGCGTGACGTACGCGTCGGCCGAGCGCGCGCTGTACGGCGACGCGGACGGCCACCGCAGGGCGGGCTGA
- a CDS encoding helix-turn-helix transcriptional regulator: MPPVFAHGRLRLYLLKLLDEAPRHGYEVIRLLEERFQGLYAPSAGTVYPRLAKLEAEGLVTHATEGGRKVYSITEAGRAELADRTGELADLELEIRESVSELAAEMRDDVRGAAGKLRSEMRAAADESRHTSGSGAKESPFGGFGDLGDFGDKEAWRTAKDELRKAKQEWKEQARRAKDESRRARQDAQQARRQAKEAQDRAREQMQNAARQVQEHFARGDWPAGVREGLAEITGQLGGFARTGSWAPYGKPDAADTDPDWGRDTGGTGDPARDLDRLLDRFRDEIRDAARDHGVTETQLAEARRHLSAAAAQVGAVLRGDGEK; this comes from the coding sequence ATGCCCCCCGTATTCGCCCACGGCCGCCTGCGGCTGTACCTCCTGAAGCTGCTCGACGAGGCACCCCGGCACGGTTACGAGGTGATCCGGCTGCTGGAGGAGCGCTTCCAGGGCCTGTACGCCCCCTCGGCCGGCACGGTCTACCCCCGGCTGGCCAAGCTGGAGGCCGAGGGCCTGGTCACGCACGCCACCGAGGGCGGCCGCAAGGTCTACTCGATCACCGAGGCCGGCCGCGCCGAACTGGCCGACCGCACCGGTGAACTCGCGGACCTGGAGCTGGAGATCCGGGAGTCCGTCTCCGAGCTGGCCGCCGAGATGCGCGACGACGTGCGCGGGGCGGCGGGCAAGCTGCGCAGCGAGATGCGGGCGGCGGCCGACGAGTCGCGCCACACGTCCGGGTCCGGGGCCAAGGAGTCGCCCTTCGGCGGCTTCGGCGACCTGGGCGACTTCGGCGACAAGGAGGCCTGGCGCACCGCGAAGGACGAGCTGCGCAAGGCCAAGCAGGAGTGGAAGGAGCAGGCCCGCCGCGCGAAGGACGAGTCCCGGCGCGCCCGCCAGGACGCCCAGCAGGCCCGTCGCCAGGCCAAGGAGGCCCAGGACCGGGCGCGCGAGCAGATGCAGAACGCCGCACGCCAGGTCCAGGAGCACTTCGCCCGGGGCGACTGGCCGGCCGGGGTCCGTGAGGGCCTGGCCGAGATCACCGGCCAGCTGGGCGGCTTCGCCCGTACGGGGAGCTGGGCGCCGTACGGCAAGCCGGACGCGGCGGACACCGACCCCGACTGGGGCAGGGACACGGGCGGCACCGGCGACCCGGCCCGCGATCTGGACCGGCTGCTCGACCGCTTCCGCGACGAGATCCGCGACGCGGCCAGGGACCACGGGGTGACGGAGACCCAGCTCGCGGAGGCCCGCCGCCACTTGTCGGCGGCGGCGGCCCAGGTGGGCGCGGTGCTGCGGGGCGACGGGGAGAAGTAG
- a CDS encoding DUF4097 family beta strand repeat-containing protein translates to MPVSTWSVAEPRKLTFDEPVTALKVRVVNGTVNVVGTDEPTARLEVSEIDGPPLTVTQEDGVLTVAYEDLAWQNLLKWFDRKEWRRHAVVSLAVPAGSTVEVGVIGAGAFVSGVRGRTEVRGVSGDTTLVNLSGPVGAETVSGGVEAQSVTGDLRFKSVSGDLTVVEGAGTSVKAESVSGGMVLDVDAAGQPTDIRLATVSGEIAIRLPHPADARVEANTASGSVSNGFEDLRVSGQWGAKKITGTLGSGTGTLKATTVSGSIALLRRPPAEEEPYDAEPTGKVL, encoded by the coding sequence ATGCCTGTCTCGACATGGTCCGTCGCCGAGCCTCGGAAGCTGACCTTCGACGAGCCGGTGACCGCGCTGAAGGTGCGCGTCGTCAACGGCACCGTCAACGTGGTCGGCACCGACGAACCGACCGCGCGCCTGGAGGTCTCCGAGATCGACGGCCCGCCGCTGACCGTGACGCAGGAGGACGGCGTCCTGACCGTGGCCTACGAGGACCTGGCCTGGCAGAACCTGCTGAAGTGGTTCGACCGCAAGGAATGGCGCCGCCACGCGGTGGTCTCGCTCGCGGTCCCGGCCGGCTCGACGGTGGAGGTCGGCGTGATCGGCGCCGGCGCCTTCGTCTCCGGGGTCCGGGGGCGTACGGAGGTGCGCGGCGTCAGCGGCGACACCACGCTCGTCAACCTCTCCGGGCCGGTCGGCGCGGAGACCGTCTCCGGCGGTGTGGAGGCCCAGTCCGTCACGGGCGACCTGCGCTTCAAGTCGGTCTCCGGCGATCTCACGGTCGTCGAGGGGGCGGGCACCTCCGTGAAGGCCGAGTCCGTCAGCGGCGGCATGGTGCTCGACGTGGACGCGGCCGGGCAGCCCACCGACATCCGGCTGGCCACGGTCTCCGGCGAGATCGCCATCCGGCTGCCGCACCCCGCCGACGCGCGCGTGGAGGCGAACACCGCGAGCGGCTCCGTCTCCAACGGCTTCGAGGACCTGCGGGTCAGCGGCCAGTGGGGCGCGAAGAAGATCACCGGCACGCTGGGCTCCGGCACCGGCACTCTGAAGGCGACGACCGTCTCCGGATCGATCGCCCTCCTGCGCCGCCCGCCGGCCGAGGAGGAACCGTACGACGCCGAGCCGACCGGAAAGGTGCTCTGA
- a CDS encoding DUF6104 family protein has protein sequence MYFTDRGIEELEKRRGEEEVTFEWLAEQLRTFVDLNPDFEVPVERLATWLARLDDEDEDE, from the coding sequence ATGTACTTCACCGACCGCGGTATCGAGGAGCTGGAGAAGCGGCGAGGCGAGGAAGAGGTCACCTTCGAGTGGCTCGCCGAGCAGCTTCGTACGTTCGTCGATCTGAACCCCGACTTCGAGGTGCCGGTCGAGCGCCTCGCGACCTGGCTGGCCCGGCTGGACGACGAGGACGAGGACGAGTAG
- a CDS encoding serine protease has translation MDLVQDATVRIHRPPSGYAQDGPEGDFLGSGFFVAPSWVLTCAHVAMRGEGGMVGVRFKEDRYSTELTEVPGKVVAALPGTRPPGPGGWPAPDLALIQLQRPVDHPCVYVTEQSEAMLRSREVRCVGWAPGQGGGLQNRSGVCVVKGSYGGSGDAEQVVRLDGDWVELGMSGGPLVDLVRGEVVGVIKSRLDGHQGGTAVGIERLRTLEVPAAPVETETDDIYQSVLHAHDRYHADRHTSAAGTERTWTDAQSDLPVPPGGILGPRLRVELLGRLAELPPPASTRALLMLLDGLPGVYARDHRPAPRGWRDGLGALYDARARDREARFELIVRYCMGVLAADRPCGQLSVRNAKALWGWVKRIADAELPRDLRRRLDVEWAEIRLRLEQNRQRAARAPASEPVLYGERDCVVLHVDVRYWAPDQYDWRVAVDRRAGEAEPVDEDGRGVPAGTVPDRLAAALTEAFRRCDEPGSPAMLQVVVPPALFGLPVDDWVLTPSGQRLGAVRPVVLRSPYQSADGERPARWDAGLRAGLRAEVIDCEDELRVRVPESARLRTLSHGTVPVLCRYGSRPDPDVTAGVVRLLDSGFGVALLQRRTAEAGAVCKEFHRRVAEAVSDTRTHDRLPWKIHELRRGVSAGRTEMYWSAGTALYYDDPHRPLPGSDFLEAP, from the coding sequence ATGGACCTCGTGCAGGACGCGACCGTACGCATCCATCGTCCGCCGTCCGGGTATGCCCAGGACGGGCCGGAAGGGGACTTCCTGGGCAGCGGCTTCTTCGTCGCACCCAGCTGGGTCCTCACATGCGCGCACGTGGCGATGCGGGGGGAGGGCGGCATGGTGGGCGTCCGGTTCAAGGAGGACCGCTACAGCACGGAACTGACCGAGGTGCCCGGCAAGGTCGTCGCCGCCCTGCCCGGCACCCGGCCGCCCGGACCGGGCGGCTGGCCGGCCCCCGACCTCGCGCTCATCCAGCTCCAGCGGCCCGTCGACCACCCCTGTGTGTACGTCACCGAGCAGTCCGAGGCGATGCTCCGCAGCCGCGAGGTGCGCTGCGTCGGCTGGGCCCCCGGACAGGGCGGCGGACTGCAGAACCGCAGCGGCGTCTGCGTCGTGAAGGGCTCGTACGGGGGATCGGGCGACGCCGAGCAGGTGGTGCGGCTCGACGGGGACTGGGTGGAGCTCGGCATGTCCGGCGGCCCGCTGGTCGACCTCGTCCGGGGCGAGGTCGTCGGCGTCATCAAGTCCCGGCTCGACGGCCACCAGGGCGGCACCGCCGTCGGCATCGAGCGCCTGCGCACCCTGGAGGTACCGGCCGCCCCCGTGGAGACCGAGACCGACGACATCTACCAGTCCGTCCTGCACGCCCACGACCGGTACCACGCCGACCGGCACACCAGCGCCGCCGGGACCGAACGGACCTGGACCGACGCGCAGAGCGACCTGCCCGTCCCGCCCGGCGGCATCCTCGGGCCCCGGCTGCGCGTCGAACTGCTCGGCCGGCTCGCGGAGTTACCGCCCCCGGCCAGTACCCGCGCCCTGCTGATGCTCCTCGACGGACTGCCCGGGGTGTACGCGCGCGACCACCGCCCGGCGCCGCGCGGCTGGCGCGACGGACTCGGCGCGCTGTACGACGCCCGCGCCCGCGACCGCGAGGCCCGCTTCGAACTGATCGTGCGCTACTGCATGGGCGTCCTCGCGGCCGACCGCCCCTGCGGCCAGCTCTCGGTGCGCAACGCCAAGGCGCTGTGGGGCTGGGTCAAGCGCATCGCGGACGCCGAACTGCCCAGGGACCTGCGCCGCCGGCTCGACGTCGAGTGGGCCGAGATCCGGCTGCGCCTGGAACAGAACCGCCAGCGGGCCGCCCGCGCCCCGGCGAGCGAACCCGTCCTCTACGGCGAACGCGACTGTGTCGTGCTGCATGTGGACGTCCGGTACTGGGCCCCCGACCAGTACGACTGGAGGGTCGCCGTGGACCGCCGGGCCGGCGAGGCGGAGCCCGTCGACGAGGACGGCCGGGGCGTCCCGGCCGGCACCGTCCCGGACCGGCTGGCCGCCGCGCTCACCGAGGCGTTCCGGCGGTGCGACGAGCCCGGCAGCCCGGCCATGCTCCAGGTCGTCGTCCCGCCCGCGCTGTTCGGCCTGCCCGTCGACGACTGGGTGCTGACGCCGTCCGGGCAGCGCCTCGGAGCCGTACGCCCGGTGGTGCTGCGCAGCCCGTACCAGAGCGCCGACGGCGAACGGCCGGCCCGCTGGGACGCCGGTCTCAGGGCCGGGCTGCGGGCCGAAGTCATCGACTGCGAGGACGAATTGAGGGTACGCGTACCGGAGTCGGCGCGGCTGCGCACCCTGTCCCACGGGACCGTGCCCGTCCTGTGCCGCTACGGAAGCCGGCCGGACCCCGACGTCACGGCCGGGGTGGTGCGGCTGCTCGACAGCGGCTTCGGCGTGGCTCTGCTCCAGCGGCGGACGGCGGAGGCCGGCGCGGTCTGCAAGGAGTTCCACCGGCGCGTGGCCGAGGCCGTGTCGGACACCCGCACCCACGACCGGCTGCCGTGGAAGATCCACGAACTGAGAAGAGGGGTGAGCGCCGGGCGGACGGAGATGTACTGGTCCGCCGGGACGGCCCTCTACTACGACGATCCGCACCGTCCGCTGCCGGGCTCCGACTTCCTGGAGGCGCCGTGA
- a CDS encoding MoxR family ATPase, which yields MSEPSEWLIYRGVGEPHDEVAQLPPPPPWRDFTGGRGSGGADGGESADRRLGIPGRVAEEHRPGAEELEMINAALYLRRPLLVTGDPGAGKSTLAHSVARELELGRVLRWPVVSRTTLLDGLYHYDAIARLQDVQIASHAAANGAAGADAAQSVGSYIRLGPLGTALLPSDRPRVLLIDELDKSDIDLPNDLLNVLEEGEFAIPELERIADRLPDGEADVLDHDGNKVRIKGGRVQCRAFPFVVLTSNGERDFPAPLMRRCIHLELGRPDHKRLASFVKAHLGEEAARASDDLIAHFLERSRTELLATDQLLNAIYLTHAASPAGRDRLADLLIQRLDRPR from the coding sequence ATGAGTGAACCCAGCGAGTGGCTCATCTACCGGGGCGTCGGCGAACCGCACGACGAGGTGGCCCAGCTGCCGCCCCCGCCGCCCTGGCGCGACTTCACCGGAGGCCGTGGTTCCGGCGGGGCGGACGGCGGCGAGTCCGCCGACCGTCGGCTCGGCATCCCCGGGCGCGTCGCCGAGGAACACCGTCCGGGCGCCGAGGAACTGGAGATGATCAACGCGGCGCTGTACCTGCGGCGCCCCCTGCTGGTCACCGGCGACCCGGGCGCCGGCAAGAGCACCCTGGCCCACTCCGTCGCCCGGGAACTGGAGCTCGGCAGGGTGCTGCGGTGGCCCGTCGTCAGCCGCACCACCCTGCTCGACGGCCTCTACCACTACGACGCCATCGCCCGGCTCCAGGACGTGCAGATCGCCTCCCACGCGGCGGCGAACGGCGCGGCCGGGGCCGACGCGGCCCAGAGCGTGGGCAGCTACATCCGCCTCGGACCGCTGGGCACCGCGCTGCTCCCCTCGGACCGGCCCCGCGTCCTGCTCATCGACGAGCTGGACAAGAGCGACATCGACCTGCCGAACGACCTGCTGAACGTGCTGGAGGAGGGCGAGTTCGCCATCCCCGAGCTGGAGCGGATCGCCGACCGCCTGCCCGACGGCGAGGCGGACGTCCTGGACCACGACGGCAACAAGGTCCGGATCAAGGGCGGCCGGGTGCAGTGCCGGGCCTTCCCCTTCGTCGTGCTCACCAGCAACGGCGAGCGGGACTTCCCGGCCCCGCTGATGCGCCGCTGCATCCACCTGGAGCTGGGCCGCCCCGACCACAAACGGCTGGCCTCCTTCGTCAAGGCCCACCTGGGCGAGGAGGCGGCCCGCGCCAGCGACGACCTCATCGCCCACTTCCTCGAACGCTCCCGCACCGAACTTCTCGCCACGGACCAGCTGCTGAACGCGATCTACCTGACGCACGCCGCGTCACCGGCCGGCCGCGACCGGCTCGCCGACCTGCTCATCCAGCGACTCGACCGGCCGAGGTGA